The bacterium genome segment ATCGAGCGACATATTGAGAACGGTCAGTTAACAGACGAGGAACAAGCAGATCTATGGGATTGTCTGTTTTTATCCACTGCGGAGATCAACCAGTTGCTGCAGCATGTGAATGACGCAGCTCGTCAGCCGTTTAGGTAGCTGTCTATTTTCAATTGCTATTCCTCGTTACGGAGGTATCTGCTAGTGGAGACATATGTCCCACGAGCAAGATTCGCATAACGGATCCGCGTGACGTACGCATTCGGTGAACTGCTCGACATGGTCGAGCAACAGGCAGCCAGGATCAAGGAGTGGAAGAGAAACTGGATCAGCTTCAGGCGTTGCTCAAGGCGAAGGCAGAATCCAAGGCGGCGAAGAAGCCTGACTTTACCGAGAACTACAGCCTCGGAAGAAACAAGCTTCAGAACCAAGACAAGAAGCACGAACAAGCGACCCGACGAAAGCCTCAATACGCGAACGTGATCGTGCCACCCTGCCTGTCGATGTCTATCCCGATGGTGTGGATCGCAAGAAGTGCCTTCTGCATCGATTGCAGTATGCGTGGAGAATCCCCCGATGGCAAAGCCGTTTATGTGCGGTACGATATTCACGACTTGCCCGACTCCACGAGACTTGCCGTTGCCCGAAGGAATACGAAATAGTCGTAGTGAGTTCGGTATCGAAATCATTTTTGATTCTGGCGTTTGCATTACCGATCGGCGTTTCGCTGGACAATGCCTGCCAGACCATGAACTTCTTTACCGACTTGAACTTTCCAAATCCTGGGCCAATTCGCTGCTCAACCAGTTGGCCGACGACTGGAACCAGCAGTACGACACGATCGCCGAACTGATCGCCCTGCAGATGATTGTGTACATCGACGAGACGGGCTGAAGGTTGGCAAGAAGCCCCATATACGTGGGTTTTCTCGTCCAGCCTGTATACACTGTTTCGCTGTGGCGTGTCTCGCAAGAAGAGCGAAGCGACTGCCGTCTTTGGGAGAATCGTTCGGTGGCATTGGCGTGACGGATGACTATGCGGCGTATAAGACGATGTTTAGCGAGCATCAACTTTGCTGGGCCCATCTGCTTCGCAAGATGATCAAGCTGGCTTTGCAAAACCCCGACGAACCAGCGTACAAGAAGTTTTCGATGACTTCTGTCAGATCTACAGCGATGCTTGCGAGTCACGCCATGCTCGCCGGATCGAGGCCAGCGAAGAGAAGGAGTTGGCAACTACGCTCACTACTGATCTTGCCAACACGCCGCCGTCGAAGCGTTGGTGGAACGGTTGCAACCGCGAGTGAAGTCCTTTGCACGCGTCACGAAGAAACGATCGTGTCGCAGGCCACGTCCAACCAACCGTTGACTTCGGATTCCACCAAAACGTTTATCCTTCTCCAACGCAAACTCGTCGGGAACGTCGATGGCTTGTTCGTTTTCGTCTCGCATCCAGAAGTGGAGCTGACGAACAACATCAGCGAACGCAACGTGCGTCGAGAAGCAGATTCGCAAAGGAGCCCGCACGAGCAAGACTGATTCAGGAGCCGCTCGTCGCAGCACGATCGTGACCGTGTTGGCGAGTCTGCAACCGCATGAAGCCCTCTTCACCCTATCGAAGTTTTTGAGGAAACCGCTCGCTGGCTAAAGTTGGGAGTTTCCATCTTTCAACAAGAGCTACAAGCGGCGGCCCAAAAGAACCCTCGCCCCTCCAAGTACTGCCCTGACCTAGCTCAATCCCCTTAGCCCAACGCACGCTGCAAACTAGGCTAATACTTTGCTCTGCGCGAAGATAGACAGCTACTGCTGACGAGCACTTCACGCAAAGTGAATGGAAGTGGCGAGCGGGCTGATTGGCGATTGCCGTTATAGGCTGGCGTGCAGACGTTTTTGGAGCCTGGGGCTTCCTAACACAAGCCCATAGTGTAGGTACCCATGGGTGCCAATTCTGATGACAGTGTTGCACTGTAATGAATGATTAGTTTACACTATCTTCCTCCTGTCTCCCCTTCGGTCGATAGTTGTGACTTCGCCGCGCTTCGTCACTGAACTTCGTCGCTTCGCAAATCCGAAATCTTTTCCTGATTCCGCCGGGGGGTTTCGTTCCTGTCTTTTACGTTCTGCTAATTGGCGACCTCCATGGTTTTTTCCAGACGGGCGACTGTCTCAGCGGGACTGCTTCAAACGGCGATACTTTCGACGGCGAAACAACGGTTCCGGCGTGATTGTGTCCTGAAGGTCGAGAGTGTACTGACAAGGGTTCGGCCTGGAGCCCACGGGGTGTTATAGCCAGGCGGGGGGGGAATTGTAGGGGACCCGTGTGCAGACGTGGGGGGTTTTAAAGCGGCGTGTATTGAACGTGTGTTGAATGTGCCGGCGCTCAAGATTATCTAGCCAGCATAGCCGGCGATAGTTTGGATTAAGTTGTCCGTAGAGTACCCCGCCCTGATCCCGCTCTTTACCCCGCTTCGGTAGATTCTATCTCGAACCCCGCCTCTTTTTCTTGTGTCGGCGGGCAGCGCGTCGCGCATGAAAAAAGGAGGAACGAGGTCGTTTTTGATCACGCGACCCTCGGTCCTCCCCAGAAAAACTGACATCAGTATCGAACTTCCGAAGCCTACGACTGTAGACGAAGTTGAAACACACAACCGAGCCGTGCGCCGGCGGAGTGTCGATCGTGCGTGTTACCGAAGATGTTGCGCCCGCTGCGGCAAGCAGGCACCGTTCGCGCCCCATCAGCTGCGACCTCGTGGCTTGCGACTGATCGTCGACCACACCGTCTTGTGTGTCACGGTCTGGCTGGCTCGTTGGCGGTGTCGTCATTGTCGATACGTGTTTACCGATTATCCCGACTTTCGTACTCCCCTATAAACGCTACGCGGGTCCCACGTTACTCTCTCTGGCCGCCGGTTACGTCGAAAAGGACCGGCAGTCTTATCGGAAAACGGCTAGCCCCGGTGGACGAGTCACCGGCTACGTGACGGTGCCCAGCGCTCGCGACATTGACGAGCGAGCACTCGATCACAGCACCATCTGGCGGCTGCTGACTTGGATAGGGTGTCAGTTGGTCGCACTCTCCGTCGGACGAGAACTGATTCAGCAGCGTGCTCCCTCCTCCACTTGCCATCGCTTCGTGGGTGCCGTCGCGCCGCATAAGTACCGTAGCCCGCAACGTGAACAGCTCCTGCGGCAATCGCGTCAACTGCTTCATCTTGTCGCCGAGTGGGAAGAACGCTTTCCAGAAAAGTTCTTCCCCCGTTTCGCCACGAGGTCGGGCTTCTCCTGACGTAGCTTGGGACTCCGAACCTGATCCCTGTTCCTGGTACGGAGTCAAATTCGATGGGTCGTAACGATGAAGCATGGGCCGTCTTCTGGTGTTCGTTGCTGAGTCCGGTGCTGCTGGGAGAGATTCCCGAAGCCAAGCGCGAGCGGTATTTTCAAAAACTGAGCCAACAAGAGCGACTCCTCCCCAACGGCCAGCGGCGACGCATTTCGGTGCGCACGTTCCGTCGTCAGTGGCATCGCTTGAAGGATGGAGGCGTGCCGGGGTTGTATCGTCGTCGCCGTAGCGATCGAGGCCAGCCGCGGAAGAAACAC includes the following:
- a CDS encoding transposase: MGESFGGIGVTDDYAAYKTMFSEHQLCWAHLLRKMIKLALQNPDEPAYKKFSMTSVRSTAMLASHAMLAGSRPAKRRSWQLRSLLILPTRRRRSVGGTVATASEVLCTRHEETIVSQATSNQPLTSDSTKTFILLQRKLVGNVDGLFVFVSHPEVELTNNISERNVRREADSQRSPHEQD